The proteins below are encoded in one region of Ostrea edulis chromosome 3, xbOstEdul1.1, whole genome shotgun sequence:
- the LOC125676683 gene encoding uncharacterized protein LOC125676683, with product MNTEKKRGQNWGVDEEVALIEEVKLRANTLFGSFKGSGAVKGKLIKEKEWQTIADKLSSRFDTRKRTWEEAKKKYYNVKSRSKEKLDSIKRPKTGGGPPLPPLTQGEKTFLRLSEAEPNIHGLEGGVDTDGIFFSLILKEKFWNCHIYEVNFASKI from the exons ATGAACACGGAGAAGAAACGGGGACAGAATTGGGGGGTTGATGAAGAGGTCGCTCTCATCGAAGAGGTAAAATTGAGAGCCAATACGTTGTTCGGATCGTTCAAAGGGAGCGGTGCAGTAAAGGGGAAATTAATAAAAGAAAAGGAGTGGCAGACAATTGCCGATAAACTCAGTTC AAGATTTGACACTAGAAAACGGACCTGGGAGGAAGCAAAGAAGAAGTATTACAACGTTAAATCaagaa gCAAGGAAAAGTTGGACAGCATTAAAAGGCCAAAGACGGGAGGGGGACCTCCACTTCCCCCATTGACACAAGGGGAGAAGACTTTCCTCCGCCTTTCTGAAGCAGAGCCAAACATCCATGGCCTAGAGGGAGGGGTTGACACAgatggtatatttttttcccttATTTTGAAGGAAAAGTTTTGGAACTGCCATATATATGAAGTCAATTTTGCATCTAAAATCTAA